In Schizosaccharomyces osmophilus chromosome 1, complete sequence, the genomic window TACTTACAATGGAGTAAATGGTTCCTTTTTGACCGAATCCTTATGAGAAATTATCATTTTGCTTTCGTGCCATTCTCGTGCATTGTATACAATATATAATTCAATTGCTCTACTCTCTGTCTTCATCTAATCACTTCTTTTTGCAAGTCAGCTTTACCCTCTTGCTCTTCTTTGAGTGGAAATGAAGAGCAATCCTTTGTTTCATACTAATAAATGTTTAATGTTTTGACTATGAATTTGACTGACTGGTTTTCTCTCACTTTGTTCTTCTTGATGTCTTTTACAACTAATGATAATGCATAGATGTCTAAATTTGTTGTTTTAGAACTATAAATGCTTATGACGATGAATGAATATTTTATTAAGTTCAACGCTTCTAACTAGTGTGCACCGTGATCGTCTACATCTGACTGAAACACTCCATTGTAAAACAGCTCgcctttttatttattatttataaacaaCCATTAAAGAcatatttccttttgtttacatttgtCCTCTATCTCAAGACAGGAAGTCACGATTGACGTACTCTTACAGAAATCGTATCTCATAAACACAGGAAAgtctttcaaagaaaacgaaCAACGAGATTTGACCCTCATTATTATTCTCGTATTGTCATATAGGTTAACTCCAGTATTGatattgaatttgaagCCTGTGTATAATTCCGGGCTTGGCTCAAGAATTGTTTAGAAGTAGGTTGTGAAGCTGGTCGATTATtatcaaattcatttccaATTTTTATCCAAAGGTCACTTTTAATGCTCTTTGAAAGAAGGCTTTGCTGTTTGCTGTTGATGGCAATCGTTTCTCTTACGACAGCCTCGTTGGATGCCAAACGGATGCTGGAAGCTCCCAGGCGATCATCTGTCACCAGTAACTTTCGAGGAGATTTAGGTGTGTTTTCGGAATCGAATTATTCTTTCGCGGATCACAGTTTCTCCTCTGGCATCTACCTGATCAACAGTTCAGCCAAAAATCATCAAGAACTTTTAGTACCCGGAAAGGAAGCGAAGGTTCCGCAATGGGTCACAGAccgttcttttctttatgtcAAGGATACCAGCCCTTCAAGATCGAGTATTTTTGTGTATGACATTGATAGTCGTTCAGAATTTGGTCTATATGATCATAGTGCCCCTATTTCAGAATTATTGATCGTGAAGGAATCTAGCCGTTACCGAGTAATTTTTACTTCTACTGACACTTCCGGAAGAGATGAGCCTTCCGACCAATCTAGTGTTCATGTCTATGATAGCCTGTTTGTCAGACATTGGGACCACTGGAAAACTGGTGAGAGAAACAGTCTCTATTCTATCATTCTTGAACAAGATTCCGAAAACGTTCATACACTTCATTCAACTACGCCTACAGCTACTGATCTCTTAGAAAATACTGGGCTCGAATGTCCCATAGAGCCATTTGGGGATTCTACAGACTTTGATGCTACATTTAATGACTTAGTATTCGTTGCTAAAGATCCGAATTCTAACCCAGCAACTCAAACAAGGACAGTTGTGTATTTGTTAAACATGACTACTCTGAAGCTGAAAGTCCTTAGCACTGCTATGGGTGCTTGTAGCTCTCCTATAATTTCGGAAGATGATTCCAAGATTGGCTGGTTGGAAATGAGAACACCACAATATGAAAGTGATCAAAATCAGATCATAGTATACTATCCCAAAACTGGATACAAACAACATGTTGTTCGAAACTGGGACCGGTCCCCTGCTTCTATTCAATGGGGTACTTTACCTAGTGGTGAAAAAGGTTTGTATGCCATGGCTGATGACgaaggaagaagaactttgttttttatatccACCAAGAAGGATCAAGTCATTCCTTTAACCAAAGGCGAAAGTGTTTTATCGGTTTCCAACTCCGAGGGATCAAAGTTATGGCTCAGTAAATCCTCCTTTGTTCGCCCAAAATATTTTGTTCTATATGACCCAGCTAAGAAGGTGGAAGAACTTTTGCTGGATGCGAATCTTGGTTTAGACCAATCCTCGTATGAGGAGGTATGGTATAACGGAACGAATGGTCGCAAAATTCACGGATGGCTTGTCCGACCACAAAACTTTAATGcgtcaaaaaaatatcccCTTGCGATCCTTATTCACGGAGGACCCCAGGGATCATGGACCAACACTTGGTCTACACGTTGGAATCCTGCAGTAGTCGCGAATGCTGGATTCGTTGTGTTTACCATTGACCCCACTGGATCAACTGGCTATGGTCAAAAATTTACTGATGATATCGCCCTGAACTGGGGAGGACGGCCATATAACGACATTGTTCATGGTGTTGACTATGCGACTAATAAAATTCCCTATGTCGATGGAAGTAAAATGGTGGCATTGGGTGCTTCCTACGGTGGCTATATGATTAATTGGATTCAAGGTCATCCTTTGGGACGCCGCTTTCGAGCTTTAGTATGCCATGACGGAGTCTTCAACACATTGAACACATTTTACAGCACAGACGAGCTTTACTTCCCTATTCATGACTTCGGTGGTACCCCTTGGGAGAACAGAGCTGTATATGAACGCTGGAATCCTTCTAATTTTGTCAACTATTGGGCAACCCCCCAACTTGTCATCCACAGTTCGAAAGATTATCGACTAACAGAAAGTGAGGGCATTTCTGCCTTCAATTCACTCCAATACAAAAACGTTCCTAGCAaacttcttgtttttgaggATGAAAACCATTGGGTCCTTAAGCCAGAGAACTCTTTGCGCTGGCACAATGAAGTCTTGAGTTGGATTACCAAGTTCGTGAGCGATGATTGACACAGAATAAATGTATTTTAGCTACAATGTAATATTTAAACTACCTATCctgtttaattttttcatcatgATTTTGGAAATACCGCGGATTTCACGATAATGCCGTATACTTTAGCATCTATAACAGATCAatcaaatttctttctttcgcAGAAACGTAAAACAAAGTAGAATACTAACCAGAattttactttactttaaaaaaaaattttataatctAAAGTTTTGATATATTAGAACGAATTTTTTGGCAATAATGGTGAAGTACGAAGTTCAAGTCCCTACTTATAAGGCATCTGCCGTTAGTCCTTCTGAACGTGAACGTATTTTGGCTCGTCCTATCCAAGATACCCAAAACATCCGTAAAATAGTGGAGCCTATTATTGACGATGTAAAAGCTCGTGGTGAGAAAGCTCTCATTGAATGCGCTGCCAAGTTTGAAAAGGCAGAATTAAAGTCCGCTGTAATGAAAGCTCCCTTTAATGAGTCAATGATGAAGGTTGCTCCAAGAATTCGAGAGGATATCGACATCGCTTACAACAACATCTATGCTTTTCACTCTGCTCAATTACGCCCCAACATCTCAGTTGAAACCATGCGTGGTGTTGTCTGCCAGAGAATGTCTCGTCCTATCGAGCGTGTTGGATTATATATTCCAGGTGGTACAGCTGTCTTGCCCTCAACTGCTTTGATGTTGGGCGTTCCGGCCAAGGTTGCTGGTTGCCCTCATATCGTCATCTCCACACCTGCTCGTAAGGATGGCACTGTGGCTCCAGAGATTGTCTATATTGCCCACAAACTTGGTGCCGAGGAAATTATTTTAGCAGGTGGTGCTCAAGCTGTAGCTGCTATGGCTTATGGTCTTCCCGGTATTCCCAAGGTTAACAAGATTTTCGGTCCCGGTAATCAATTCGTGACTGCAGCTAAAATGCACGTTCAGAATGATTATGGTGCTTTAGTTGCTATCGACCTTCCTGCCGGTCCTTCTGAAGTATTGGTCATTGTTGATGAATCTTGCAATGCCGAAAGCGTTGCTCTTGATTTACTTTCGCAGGCAGAGCATGGTATGGATAGtcaaattgttttgattgCATTAGCACTTACGGATGAGCAATTTGATGAAATCGAGGCTGCCATTAATCAACATGCCTTGCGTTTATCTCGTTCTTCTATTATCCAACATGCAATTAAGAAGTCCGTCATCATCCGTACTGACTCTGCCGATGAAGCATTTGAATGGTCCAACCTCTATGGCCCAGAACATCTTGTTCTTCACCTTAAGAATGCTTCCTCTTATCTTCCAAAAGTGTTTAACGCAGGTAGCGTTTTTGTTGGTCCCTGGTCTCCTGTTAGTATGGGAGATTATGCTTCTGGCACAAACCACACATTACCAACTTACGGATATGCTAGCTCCTATTCTGGTGTAAACACAGACagctttttgaaatacaTTACTACCCAAGAACTTAGTGAAGAGGGTATTCAACGTCTGGGTCCTTCTGTTATTCGACTTGCCGAATTGGAAGGACTTACTGCTCACGCTGACGCAGTTCGCGTTCGTGGTGTAAAGCTTTAAAGTTGAATAtcaaataatgaaatacGTTTAGGATAAATGGCAAGGATGGAGGTTTTAATGTTATCTGCTGggaaattgaaagattACCAAATATAGTTATTTAACACATTGGTTGTGATCAcagattttttttaaatttaaatttaaataaatttatatttatgtagataaaaaattatatattcTGTGGGTCTTCAAGGAGCTAATAGTTTTTAAGACGCGTCTATATCGTGCTGAAAACATACACCAAGAACCACCTTCATAACAAAATTCATTACCTTTGTTCAGTCAATATTTATACCTGAAAGAATCAAACACAAACTAAACTAAAACaatcttttaataaaatgaGCTACTCAGTCTCAGCGGCACAATTATGGTCACGAAAACTAGCTATGCAAGCTGAAGATATGCAATTGAGTCAAAAAAATACGAACAGCCGTATTTTGAGTATCATAGGAGAGATGAAAGTGCTACAAGAAGCGACGAATCAAAACATGGatcaaaatttcaaatcTGTCACTCAAAATCACCATCAAGTTTCGTCCTACAGTAAGATATGATAAAACGGTACGCAGTAAACTAATGAAGACTCTTTTAGTGTTTCAAACGTTAAACAACTTCCAAACTTATCTCCAAAAGGTGGTGGAAGAACAACAGAAAACCAACTTGCGCATGGAAACCCTGgaaaaaaacatatttaATATACAAGCTCAACTGGGGTCTATTCAAACAGAGCAAGAAAACGGGTTTAAACATTTAGAGAAGCTTATAAAGGAGTCGACCGCTACTACAATGGCTGCTACAATGAAACAAATGTCAGCAAAAGAACCAAAACGGAAAACCACTACGACTCATTCAAAACCTGTCCAGGCGAATCCAACGTCAgcagcaaaaagaaacgcaACTTCCATGAGAAAAAGGGTTTTAGCTTTGGACTTCTTGGCTGAAGATGACTATTAAGGAAAAGACTACTGTGGAAGCTACTTCATTCtacaaaaaccaaagcaATTCAGCTCGAAATGCATACAGATTTCCATGTGtattaattttattttctgtcTGGCTGCACCTATGCAAACATCTGTTAAAGGTTAGTATGTGATACTTATGGATTTCATGTTTCAACTTTTTAGAAGACACAGAATACTTGGCTTAAAATCTCAGACTCTTCCTATTATAAAGCGGTATCATTGAACAAGTGTCTCAGACGGCACTTCCTATATTGCTCAGGTTTTTGTCATCACTTTTACAAAGC contains:
- the his2 gene encoding histidinol dehydrogenase His2; translated protein: MVKYEVQVPTYKASAVSPSERERILARPIQDTQNIRKIVEPIIDDVKARGEKALIECAAKFEKAELKSAVMKAPFNESMMKVAPRIREDIDIAYNNIYAFHSAQLRPNISVETMRGVVCQRMSRPIERVGLYIPGGTAVLPSTALMLGVPAKVAGCPHIVISTPARKDGTVAPEIVYIAHKLGAEEIILAGGAQAVAAMAYGLPGIPKVNKIFGPGNQFVTAAKMHVQNDYGALVAIDLPAGPSEVLVIVDESCNAESVALDLLSQAEHGMDSQIVLIALALTDEQFDEIEAAINQHALRLSRSSIIQHAIKKSVIIRTDSADEAFEWSNLYGPEHLVLHLKNASSYLPKVFNAGSVFVGPWSPVSMGDYASGTNHTLPTYGYASSYSGVNTDSFLKYITTQELSEEGIQRLGPSVIRLAELEGLTAHADAVRVRGVKL
- the rec15 gene encoding meiotic recombination protein Rec15; amino-acid sequence: MSYSVSAAQLWSRKLAMQAEDMQLSQKNTNSRILSIIGEMKVLQEATNQNMDQNFKSVTQNHHQVSSYMFQTLNNFQTYLQKVVEEQQKTNLRMETLEKNIFNIQAQLGSIQTEQENGFKHLEKLIKESTATTMAATMKQMSAKEPKRKTTTTHSKPVQANPTSAAKRNATSMRKRVLALDFLAEDDY
- the ppp16 gene encoding acylpeptide hydrolase, whose product is MLFERRLCCLLLMAIVSLTTASLDAKRMLEAPRRSSVTSNFRGDLGVFSESNYSFADHSFSSGIYLINSSAKNHQELLVPGKEAKVPQWVTDRSFLYVKDTSPSRSSIFVYDIDSRSEFGLYDHSAPISELLIVKESSRYRVIFTSTDTSGRDEPSDQSSVHVYDSLFVRHWDHWKTGERNSLYSIILEQDSENVHTLHSTTPTATDLLENTGLECPIEPFGDSTDFDATFNDLVFVAKDPNSNPATQTRTVVYLLNMTTLKLKVLSTAMGACSSPIISEDDSKIGWLEMRTPQYESDQNQIIVYYPKTGYKQHVVRNWDRSPASIQWGTLPSGEKGLYAMADDEGRRTLFFISTKKDQVIPLTKGESVLSVSNSEGSKLWLSKSSFVRPKYFVLYDPAKKVEELLLDANLGLDQSSYEEVWYNGTNGRKIHGWLVRPQNFNASKKYPLAILIHGGPQGSWTNTWSTRWNPAVVANAGFVVFTIDPTGSTGYGQKFTDDIALNWGGRPYNDIVHGVDYATNKIPYVDGSKMVALGASYGGYMINWIQGHPLGRRFRALVCHDGVFNTLNTFYSTDELYFPIHDFGGTPWENRAVYERWNPSNFVNYWATPQLVIHSSKDYRLTESEGISAFNSLQYKNVPSKLLVFEDENHWVLKPENSLRWHNEVLSWITKFVSDD